DNA from Acidobacteriota bacterium:
CCGACTCGGCCTGCGTGTACTGCGGCAACTGCGTCGGGGTGTGCCCCACCGGCGCTCTCCAGTTCAAGACCGAGTACGACCTGCGCGAGGTGGGGGAGTGGCGCCCGGAGGACCAGACCGTCACCCGCACGGTGTGCTCCTACTGCGGGGTGGGCTGCAACCTCGATCTGCATGTGCAGGACGAGCGGATCGTGAAGGTCACCTCCCCTGCCGATCACTCGGTCACCAGCGGCCATCTCTGCATCAAGGGCCGCTTCGGCTGGCAGTACGTCCACGGCGAGTGATCCTGATCCCGGCAGCGACGGACCGCCAGCAGTGACGGGATCACCTGAAGCCGCCGAGCTCGAGGCCGCGGCCGAGCGGCTGCGGACTGCTCTGCTCGACGGCGTGGCCTCAGATCCCGTACGAGGCTTGCTGGGCGCTTCGGCTGGTCCTGCGGCCAGCTACGAGGTGCAGCAGTTGAACACCGATCACTGGCTGGCCGCCGGCCGGCGGATTAGCGGGCACAAGGTGGGACTGACCAACCCCGCCGTCCAGGCGCAGCTCGGTATGGACGAGCCCATCTGGGGCGTGCTGTTCGCCGACAAGTGCCGCACCGACGGCGACGACCTCGGCGGTGCCGGGCTGATCGAGCCGCGGGTCGAGGTCGAGGTGGCGGTGGTGCTCGGCGCCGATCTGGACATGGGACAACACACCGTGGCCGACGTGATCAGCGCCACGGCCTACGTGCTCCCCGCGTTCGAGATCGTCGACAGCCGCATCGTCGGCTGGGACATCACCAGCTTGGACATGATCGCCGACAATGCCGGCGCCGGTTTCTACGTGCTCGGCACCCGCCCGGTGCCCTTGGCCGCGGTCGATCTGCGCCGGGTCGAGATGCAGCTGACGATCAACGGCGAGCCGGCCGCCACCGGCAACGGAGCCGCCTGCTTGGGCAATCCGCTGAACTCGGTGCTGTGGCTGGCCGACGTCATGTGCGACCTCGGCACGCCGCTGCGGGCCGGCGAGACCATCATGACAGGCTCGCTGTGTCCGATGCAGCCGATCGCCCCGGGCGACGAGCTAGTAGCCGAGATCGAGAGCCTGGGCAGGATAGAGACTCTGCTGCCCGCGATCTGACATTATTTTCGATCTATATAAGCATTTTTCATGTGCAGTCGGAGTCACTGCGCAGCCGCTTTAGGATGCGAGAGCCGGAGCGTCTCCCCTTGCCACGTCAAGTGGAAAGCCCTTCAACCGGGAGGGGAGGCGCTCCGGCACCTACGAACCCCATTATAGCACATGTAAAGCCATGGACCGCTCGGGGTTGCGGACCGGACCGTCGGGCGGACGGTCGAGCATTACCTCCTCAAGCTGGAGCGAAGCCGGGGTCGCGGTCGCGCAGCTCCTCCAGGCGCTGGCAGCCGAGCTGGTG
Protein-coding regions in this window:
- a CDS encoding Fe-S-binding domain-containing protein, with product DSACVYCGNCVGVCPTGALQFKTEYDLREVGEWRPEDQTVTRTVCSYCGVGCNLDLHVQDERIVKVTSPADHSVTSGHLCIKGRFGWQYVHGE
- a CDS encoding 2-keto-4-pentenoate hydratase, which gives rise to MTGSPEAAELEAAAERLRTALLDGVASDPVRGLLGASAGPAASYEVQQLNTDHWLAAGRRISGHKVGLTNPAVQAQLGMDEPIWGVLFADKCRTDGDDLGGAGLIEPRVEVEVAVVLGADLDMGQHTVADVISATAYVLPAFEIVDSRIVGWDITSLDMIADNAGAGFYVLGTRPVPLAAVDLRRVEMQLTINGEPAATGNGAACLGNPLNSVLWLADVMCDLGTPLRAGETIMTGSLCPMQPIAPGDELVAEIESLGRIETLLPAI